In a single window of the Atlantibacter hermannii genome:
- the priA gene encoding primosome assembly protein PriA — MSVAHIALAVPLPRTFDYLLPAGMQVTAGCRVRVPFGKQQRVGIVVSISEHSELPREELKSILEVLDTEPLFSPSLWQLLLWAAEYYHHPIGDVLFHALPVLLRQGKPASGTPLWSWYATEEGQAIDINSLKRAPKQQQALALLRQKPILRHQLNELEMSDATFQTLRTKGLCDLRAQLPEQTDWRPGFHVSGERLRLNTEQATAVGAIHSASDQFSAWLLAGVTGSGKTEVYLSVLENALAQGRQALVLVPEIGLTPQTIARFRERFNAPVEVLHSALNDSERLAVWLKAKSGEAAIVIGTRSALFTPFKNLGVIVIDEEHDSSYKQQEGWRYHARDLAVYRAHREQIPVILGSATPALETLHNVRAKKYRELKLTRRAGNARPAMQHLVDLKGQPVQAGLAPALIARMRQHLQADNQVILFLNRRGFAPALLCHDCGWIAECPRCDHYYTLHQAQHQLRCHHCDSQRPVPRQCPQCGSTHTVPVGLGTEQLEQALSPLFPGVPLSRIDRDTTSRKGALEQHLADVHRGGARILIGTQMLAKGHHFPRCYAGRAVRRGWRAVFGGFPFSGAFRPAVYPGRGPRRTRGQTGRSGAANPPSGTSVAPDAAEPGLRRLRRRSPAHPQPGLAAALQQPCADSGGRPQQPGCAAVLTAATQSAPVQPAGR, encoded by the coding sequence ATGTCTGTTGCCCATATTGCCCTGGCGGTGCCGCTGCCCCGCACCTTTGACTATCTGCTTCCGGCCGGAATGCAGGTGACGGCGGGCTGTCGCGTACGGGTGCCGTTTGGCAAACAACAGCGCGTCGGCATCGTGGTTTCCATCAGTGAACACAGCGAACTGCCGCGTGAAGAGCTTAAATCCATCCTGGAAGTGCTCGACACTGAGCCCCTGTTTTCGCCTTCGCTTTGGCAACTTCTGCTCTGGGCTGCGGAGTACTATCACCATCCGATTGGCGATGTCCTGTTCCATGCGTTGCCGGTGCTATTGCGCCAGGGCAAGCCCGCCAGCGGTACACCGCTCTGGTCCTGGTATGCGACGGAAGAGGGCCAGGCCATCGATATCAACAGCCTGAAACGCGCCCCTAAACAACAGCAGGCACTGGCGTTATTGCGTCAGAAGCCCATTTTGCGCCACCAGCTTAACGAGCTGGAAATGAGCGACGCGACGTTTCAGACATTACGCACTAAAGGGCTGTGTGATTTACGGGCGCAACTGCCGGAGCAAACTGACTGGCGACCGGGCTTTCATGTGTCGGGCGAACGGCTACGGCTGAATACCGAGCAGGCCACCGCCGTCGGCGCGATCCACAGCGCCTCCGATCAGTTTTCCGCCTGGCTGCTGGCGGGCGTGACCGGCTCGGGGAAAACCGAGGTGTATCTCAGCGTGCTGGAAAATGCGCTTGCGCAGGGCAGACAGGCGCTGGTGCTGGTGCCGGAAATCGGCCTGACGCCCCAGACAATCGCCCGTTTCCGGGAGCGCTTTAACGCGCCGGTGGAAGTATTGCACTCGGCCCTGAACGACAGCGAACGGCTGGCGGTCTGGCTGAAAGCGAAAAGCGGTGAAGCGGCCATTGTGATCGGTACGCGTTCGGCGTTGTTTACGCCGTTTAAAAATCTGGGCGTGATTGTTATTGATGAAGAGCACGACAGCTCTTACAAACAGCAGGAAGGCTGGCGTTACCATGCCAGAGATCTGGCGGTGTATCGCGCCCATCGCGAGCAAATCCCCGTTATTCTCGGTTCGGCAACACCTGCGCTGGAAACCCTGCACAATGTCCGGGCCAAAAAATACCGCGAACTGAAGCTCACCCGCCGTGCGGGTAATGCGCGTCCGGCAATGCAGCATCTGGTGGATTTAAAAGGCCAACCGGTACAGGCGGGCCTCGCGCCAGCGCTGATCGCCCGTATGCGCCAGCATTTGCAGGCGGATAACCAGGTAATTTTATTCCTCAACCGCCGTGGCTTCGCACCGGCATTACTGTGCCACGATTGCGGCTGGATAGCCGAATGCCCGCGCTGCGATCATTACTACACGTTACATCAGGCACAGCATCAGTTGCGCTGCCACCACTGCGACAGCCAGCGCCCGGTGCCGCGTCAGTGCCCGCAATGCGGCTCGACGCATACCGTCCCCGTCGGGCTGGGCACCGAACAGCTGGAACAGGCGTTAAGCCCGCTGTTCCCCGGCGTGCCGCTTTCCCGCATCGACCGTGATACCACCAGCCGAAAAGGTGCGCTCGAACAGCATCTGGCGGATGTTCATCGCGGCGGCGCACGTATTCTCATCGGCACGCAAATGCTGGCTAAAGGCCATCACTTCCCCCGATGTTACGCTGGTCGCGCTGTTAGACGTGGATGGCGCGCTGTTTTCGGCGGATTTCCGTTCAGCGGAGCGTTTCGCCCAGCTGTATACCCAGGTCGCGGGCCGCGCCGGACGCGCGGGCAAACAGGGCGAAGTGGTGCTGCAAACCCACCATCCGGAACATCCGTTGCTCCAGACGCTGCTGAGCCAGGGTTACGACGCCTTCGCCGAAGAAGCCCTGCGCACCCGCAGCCAGGTCTGGCTGCCGCCTTACAGCAGCCATGTGCTGATTCGGGCGGAAGACCACAACAACCAGGTTGCGCCGCTGTTCTTACAGCAGCTACGCAATCTGCTCCAGTCCAGCCCGCTGGCCGATGA
- the rpmE gene encoding 50S ribosomal protein L31 codes for MKKGIHPNYVEITATCSCGNVIKTHSTVGHDLNLDVCGKCHPFYTGKQRDVATGGRVDRFNKRFNIPGSK; via the coding sequence ATGAAAAAAGGTATTCACCCGAATTACGTAGAAATTACTGCAACCTGTTCTTGCGGTAATGTGATCAAGACTCACTCAACTGTGGGCCACGATCTGAACCTGGACGTTTGTGGCAAATGCCACCCGTTCTACACCGGCAAACAGCGTGATGTTGCTACCGGTGGCCGTGTTGACCGCTTCAACAAGCGTTTCAACATCCCGGGTTCTAAATAA
- the yijP_1 gene encoding inner membrane protein, which translates to MTTTAQVKRSFSWPALAWVLTYFWYFSSVLQIIILASGYSGTNGLRDSLLYSSLWLVPVLLFPGKTRVIAGAIGIVLWAVSACALAYYVIYGQEFSQSVLFVMFETNANEAGEYLSQYFSFKLLFILLAYTAGAIFLWFRLRPVYLSWPWRYGVCTLVLGGLIIYPLANNILIKHRSTTDALSSLGSRMEPAAPWQIVNGYAQYRLQLNHLQGLLDKNRQLPPLANLKDNNGDAPRTLVLVIGESTQRGHMSLYGYGRDTTPELKALRDSDPNLTVFNNVVTSRPYTIEILQQALTFANEQNPDRYLTQPSLMNMMKQAGYKTFWITNQQTMTARNTMLAVFSKQTDVQYYMNQQRTQSAREYDTNVLAPFKTVLADRRRKSSSSCICWVPI; encoded by the coding sequence ATGACCACCACTGCGCAGGTTAAACGTTCGTTTAGCTGGCCCGCCCTGGCATGGGTACTCACCTACTTCTGGTATTTCTCGAGTGTTTTGCAAATTATCATTCTGGCGTCCGGCTATAGCGGCACCAATGGTCTGCGCGACTCGCTGTTATACAGCTCGCTGTGGCTGGTACCAGTACTGCTTTTTCCTGGTAAAACCCGCGTTATCGCGGGCGCGATCGGCATCGTTCTCTGGGCGGTCTCTGCCTGCGCGCTTGCCTATTACGTTATCTATGGGCAGGAATTCTCACAAAGCGTGCTGTTTGTGATGTTCGAAACCAATGCTAACGAGGCGGGCGAATATTTAAGCCAGTATTTTAGTTTCAAACTGCTCTTTATTCTGTTGGCGTATACCGCCGGAGCAATTTTTCTCTGGTTTCGTCTGCGTCCGGTTTATTTATCATGGCCGTGGCGCTACGGCGTTTGCACGCTGGTGCTGGGCGGGCTGATTATCTATCCGCTGGCTAACAATATACTTATCAAACATCGTTCCACCACCGACGCGCTGAGCAGCCTGGGATCGCGTATGGAACCCGCCGCGCCGTGGCAAATCGTTAACGGTTATGCCCAGTATCGCTTGCAGCTCAACCATCTTCAGGGCCTGCTTGATAAGAACCGACAACTACCGCCGCTGGCTAACCTGAAAGACAACAACGGCGATGCGCCGCGTACCCTGGTGCTGGTGATTGGTGAATCCACTCAGCGCGGACATATGAGTCTTTATGGTTATGGCCGCGATACCACACCCGAGCTGAAAGCGCTGCGCGACAGCGATCCCAACCTGACGGTCTTCAATAATGTAGTGACCTCGCGCCCCTACACGATTGAAATTCTTCAGCAGGCGTTAACGTTTGCCAATGAGCAAAACCCGGATCGGTATCTGACGCAGCCGTCGTTAATGAACATGATGAAACAGGCGGGTTACAAAACGTTCTGGATCACCAATCAGCAGACGATGACGGCCCGCAATACCATGCTGGCGGTGTTTTCAAAGCAGACCGATGTGCAGTACTACATGAACCAGCAGCGTACCCAGAGCGCGCGCGAGTACGACACTAACGTACTGGCGCCGTTCAAAACGGTGCTGGCCGACCGGCGCCGAAAAAGTTCATCATCGTGCATTTGCTGGGTACCCATCTGA
- the metB gene encoding cystathionine gamma-synthase: MTRKQATIAVRSGLNDDEQYGCVVPPIHLSSTYNFTGFNEPRAHDYSRRGNPTRDVTQRALAELEGGAGAVLTNTGMSAIHLVTTVYLKPGDVLVAPHDCYGGSYRLFDSLAKRGCYRVLFVDQNDDAALNAALAEKPKLVLIETPSNPLLRVVDIEKICRLAREAGAVSVVDNTFLSPALQNPLALGADLVLHSCTKYLNGHSDVVAGVVIARDEATATELAWWANNIGVTAAAFDSYLLLRGLRTLVPRMDIAQRNALAIVDYLKTQPLVKKLYHPSLPENQGHEIAARQQKGFGAMLSFELDGDEQTLRRFLGGLELFTLAESLGGVESLISHAATMTHAGMAPEARAAAGISETLLRISTGIEDSEDLLADLENGFRAVAKG, encoded by the coding sequence ATGACACGTAAACAGGCCACCATCGCCGTACGCAGTGGATTAAATGACGACGAACAGTACGGTTGCGTTGTTCCACCCATCCATCTTTCAAGTACCTATAACTTTACCGGTTTCAATGAACCACGCGCCCATGACTATTCTCGCCGGGGTAACCCTACGCGTGATGTGACCCAGCGCGCACTGGCGGAACTTGAAGGCGGCGCGGGCGCGGTGTTGACCAATACCGGTATGTCGGCAATCCATCTGGTGACCACGGTTTATCTGAAGCCGGGCGATGTGCTGGTCGCGCCGCATGACTGTTACGGCGGCAGCTACCGCCTGTTTGATAGCCTGGCGAAACGCGGGTGCTATCGGGTGTTGTTTGTCGATCAGAACGATGATGCGGCACTCAACGCGGCGCTGGCCGAAAAACCTAAACTGGTGTTGATCGAAACACCGAGCAACCCGCTGCTGCGCGTGGTGGATATTGAAAAAATCTGCCGCCTGGCCCGCGAAGCGGGAGCCGTCAGCGTGGTGGATAACACGTTCCTGAGCCCGGCGTTGCAGAATCCGCTGGCGCTCGGTGCCGATCTGGTGCTGCATTCCTGCACCAAATACCTCAATGGCCACTCCGATGTGGTGGCTGGCGTGGTGATCGCCCGTGATGAAGCGACGGCGACAGAGCTGGCCTGGTGGGCCAATAATATTGGCGTGACGGCGGCGGCGTTTGACAGTTATCTGCTGCTGCGCGGCCTGCGGACGCTGGTGCCGCGTATGGATATCGCCCAGCGTAACGCGCTGGCAATTGTCGATTATCTGAAGACACAACCGTTGGTGAAAAAGCTGTATCATCCTTCTTTGCCGGAGAATCAGGGCCACGAGATCGCGGCTCGTCAGCAAAAAGGATTCGGCGCCATGCTGAGCTTTGAACTTGATGGCGATGAGCAGACGCTGCGTCGCTTCCTCGGCGGGCTGGAGCTGTTTACACTGGCGGAATCGTTAGGCGGAGTGGAAAGCCTGATCTCTCATGCCGCGACCATGACCCATGCGGGTATGGCGCCTGAAGCGCGCGCCGCCGCAGGCATTTCCGAGACGCTGCTGCGTATCTCAACCGGTATTGAAGACAGTGAAGATTTACTTGCTGACCTGGAAAATGGCTTCCGGGCAGTTGCTAAGGGGTAA
- the yijP_2 gene encoding inner membrane protein, translating into MHLLGTHLKYKYRYPENWGKFDGQTTGLPTGLSEDQQEAYNDYDNANRFNDHVVSTLIKDFKQTSPNGFLLYFSDHGEEVYDTPPHDIQGRNEAQPTRPMYTIPFIVWTSPGWMASHPRDMRADADRKYSSAELIHTWSDLAGLSYDGYDPTRSIVNPAFKESTRWIGNPYQKNALRDYDALPNGDMFH; encoded by the coding sequence GTGCATTTGCTGGGTACCCATCTGAAGTACAAGTACCGCTATCCGGAAAACTGGGGCAAATTTGACGGCCAGACCACCGGTCTGCCGACAGGCCTGAGCGAGGATCAGCAGGAGGCGTATAACGATTACGACAACGCGAACCGGTTCAACGATCACGTCGTTTCGACGCTGATTAAGGACTTTAAGCAGACCAGCCCGAACGGCTTTTTGCTCTACTTCTCCGACCACGGTGAAGAGGTTTACGATACGCCGCCGCATGATATCCAGGGCCGTAATGAAGCCCAGCCAACGCGTCCTATGTACACCATTCCGTTTATCGTCTGGACATCCCCAGGCTGGATGGCGAGCCATCCACGGGATATGCGTGCCGATGCGGATCGCAAGTACAGCAGCGCTGAACTGATCCATACCTGGTCAGATCTGGCAGGACTGAGTTATGACGGTTACGATCCTACGCGATCTATCGTCAACCCGGCGTTTAAGGAAAGCACTCGCTGGATAGGCAATCCTTACCAGAAAAACGCGCTTCGTGATTACGATGCGCTACCGAACGGCGACATGTTCCACTAA
- the metL_1 gene encoding bifunctional aspartokinase/homoserine dehydrogenase II, with the protein MRSHPYDDLVVLDVTASEELADQYLDFASHGFHVISANKLAGASNSNKYRQIRDAFAKTGRHWLYNATVGAGLPVNHTVRDLRDSGDSILAISGIFSGTLSWLFLQFDGTVPFTDLVDQAWQQGLTEPDPRVDLSGKDVMRKLVILAREAGYDIEPDQVRVESLVPQGCEEGSVDHFFENGDALNDQMVQRLEAAREMGLVLRYVARFDANGKARVGVEAVRPEHPLAALLPCDNVFAIESRWYRDNPLVIRGPGAGRDVTAGAIQSDLNRLAQLL; encoded by the coding sequence ATGCGCAGCCACCCTTATGACGATTTAGTGGTGCTCGACGTCACGGCGAGCGAAGAGTTGGCCGATCAGTATCTGGATTTCGCCAGCCACGGCTTCCACGTTATCAGCGCCAACAAACTGGCTGGGGCAAGTAACAGTAATAAATACCGCCAGATCCGCGATGCCTTCGCCAAAACCGGGCGTCACTGGCTGTATAACGCCACCGTGGGCGCCGGATTGCCGGTAAACCATACCGTGCGCGATCTGCGCGACAGCGGCGATTCGATCCTGGCAATCAGCGGCATTTTCTCCGGGACGCTATCCTGGCTGTTCCTGCAGTTTGACGGCACCGTGCCGTTTACCGACCTGGTCGATCAGGCCTGGCAGCAGGGTTTAACCGAGCCGGACCCGCGTGTCGATCTCTCCGGTAAAGACGTTATGCGTAAACTGGTGATTCTGGCCCGTGAAGCGGGATACGACATCGAGCCCGATCAGGTGCGCGTTGAATCACTGGTCCCGCAGGGTTGCGAAGAGGGGTCGGTGGATCACTTCTTTGAGAACGGTGATGCGTTAAATGATCAGATGGTGCAGCGTCTTGAAGCTGCACGGGAAATGGGACTGGTGCTGCGCTATGTGGCGCGTTTTGATGCCAATGGCAAAGCGCGGGTCGGGGTGGAAGCGGTGCGTCCTGAGCATCCGCTGGCCGCGCTGCTGCCGTGTGATAACGTCTTTGCCATCGAAAGCCGCTGGTATCGTGATAATCCGCTGGTGATCCGTGGCCCCGGTGCGGGACGCGACGTTACCGCCGGGGCGATTCAGTCCGATCTCAACCGCCTGGCCCAATTGCTGTAA
- the metL_2 gene encoding bifunctional aspartokinase/homoserine dehydrogenase II] produces MSVSAPAGAKGRQLHKFGGSSLADVKCYLRVAGIMAEYSQPDDMMVVSAAGSTTNQLISWLKLSQTDRLSAHQVQQALRRYQTELISGLLPADKADGLISAFIHDLERLAALLDGTITDAVYAEVVGHGEIWSARLMSAVLNLKGIDATWLDAREFLRAERSAQPQVDEGLSYPLLQQLLAQHPGKRVVVTGFICRNNAGETVLLGRNGSDYSATQIGALGGVSRVTIWSDVAGVYSADPRKVKDACLLPLLRLDEASELARLAAPVLHARTLQPVSGSDIDLQLRCSYNPEQGSTRIERVLASGTGARIVTSHDDVCLIELLVAPDQDFKLAHQETLNVLKRAQIRPLSIGVHPDRRLLQLCYTSEVVGSAFSILEAATLPGELRLREGLALVAMVGAGVCRNPLHSHRFWQQLKDQPVEFIWQSEEGISLVAVLRVGPTESLIQGLHQTLFRAEKRIGLMLFGKGNIGSRWLELFAREQETLSAVPVLNLSWRA; encoded by the coding sequence ATGAGTGTTTCAGCGCCTGCAGGGGCGAAAGGTCGTCAACTGCATAAATTTGGTGGTAGCAGCCTTGCGGATGTGAAGTGTTATCTGCGTGTGGCCGGCATTATGGCCGAGTATTCGCAACCGGACGACATGATGGTGGTCTCCGCCGCAGGCAGTACGACCAACCAGTTAATCAGCTGGTTGAAGCTGAGCCAGACGGATCGCCTTTCCGCCCATCAGGTTCAGCAGGCGCTGCGCCGTTACCAGACCGAATTAATCAGCGGCCTGTTACCTGCCGATAAAGCGGATGGCCTGATTAGCGCTTTTATTCACGACCTTGAACGCCTGGCGGCGCTGCTCGACGGCACCATTACCGATGCGGTGTATGCCGAAGTGGTAGGCCACGGCGAGATCTGGTCGGCGCGTCTGATGTCCGCCGTGTTGAATCTCAAAGGTATTGACGCCACCTGGCTGGACGCGCGTGAATTTTTACGTGCCGAGCGCAGTGCGCAACCGCAGGTGGACGAAGGCCTCTCTTACCCTCTGCTGCAACAGCTGCTGGCCCAGCACCCCGGCAAACGCGTGGTCGTAACCGGCTTTATCTGCCGTAACAATGCCGGTGAAACGGTGCTGTTAGGGCGTAACGGCTCCGACTATTCCGCGACCCAAATCGGCGCGCTGGGCGGCGTTTCCCGCGTGACCATCTGGAGCGATGTGGCAGGCGTATACAGCGCTGACCCGCGAAAAGTAAAAGATGCCTGTCTGCTGCCTTTATTGCGCCTGGATGAAGCGAGCGAACTGGCGCGGCTTGCGGCCCCGGTTCTTCACGCCCGTACGCTTCAGCCGGTCTCCGGCAGCGATATCGATCTGCAACTGCGCTGCAGTTATAACCCTGAGCAGGGTTCGACGCGTATTGAGCGCGTACTGGCCTCCGGCACCGGCGCGCGGATTGTCACCAGCCATGACGATGTCTGCCTGATTGAACTGCTTGTCGCTCCCGATCAGGACTTCAAACTGGCGCACCAGGAAACCCTGAACGTTTTGAAGCGGGCGCAAATCCGTCCGCTGTCGATTGGCGTGCATCCCGATCGGCGTTTGCTGCAACTGTGCTACACCTCGGAAGTGGTGGGGAGCGCCTTCAGTATCCTGGAAGCCGCTACGCTGCCGGGTGAACTGCGTCTGCGCGAAGGTCTGGCCCTGGTGGCGATGGTGGGCGCAGGCGTATGCCGTAACCCGCTGCACAGCCACCGTTTCTGGCAGCAGTTGAAAGACCAGCCGGTGGAGTTTATCTGGCAATCGGAAGAGGGGATCAGTCTGGTCGCCGTCTTGCGCGTCGGCCCAACCGAAAGCCTGATTCAGGGATTGCACCAGACGCTGTTCCGTGCGGAAAAACGCATCGGTCTGATGCTGTTTGGTAAAGGCAATATTGGTTCCCGCTGGCTGGAGCTGTTCGCCCGTGAGCAGGAAACGCTCTCTGCCGTACCGGTTTTGAATTTGTCCTGGCGGGCGTAG
- the gldA gene encoding glycerol dehydrogenase, translating to MDRIIQSPGKYIQGAAVLSRLGDYLKPLAERWLVVGDKFVLGFTQESLHNSLSAAGLGFEIVHFGGECSQNEIDRLRAVAEKAGCDAVVGIGGGKTLDTAKALAHYMAVPVAIVPTIASTDAPCSALSVIYTDDGEFERYLLLPHNPNMVIVDTQIVAGAPSRLLAAGIGDALATWFEARACSRSGATTMAGGQCTQAALALAELCYNTLLEQGEKAMLAAEQHVVTPALERVVEANTYLSGVGFESGGLAAAHAIHNGLTAIPDAHHFYHGEKVAFGTLVQLVLENAPLEEIETVASLCHAVGLPITLAELDIECDIPAKMRIVAEAACAEGETIHNMPGGATADQVYAALLVADQYGQRFLKSWQ from the coding sequence ATGGATCGCATCATTCAGTCGCCCGGAAAATACATTCAGGGTGCCGCTGTTCTCAGCCGCCTCGGTGACTACCTGAAACCCCTGGCCGAACGCTGGCTGGTGGTTGGCGACAAGTTCGTTTTAGGCTTTACCCAGGAGAGTTTACATAACAGCCTGAGCGCCGCCGGACTGGGGTTCGAGATAGTCCATTTTGGCGGCGAGTGCTCGCAGAATGAGATCGACCGCCTGCGCGCCGTGGCGGAAAAAGCGGGTTGCGATGCGGTTGTGGGTATTGGCGGCGGTAAAACGCTCGATACCGCCAAAGCGCTGGCGCACTATATGGCGGTTCCGGTTGCGATCGTGCCGACTATTGCGTCAACCGATGCGCCGTGCAGCGCCCTTTCGGTCATTTATACCGATGACGGCGAATTCGAACGCTACCTGTTACTGCCTCACAATCCCAACATGGTGATCGTGGATACCCAAATCGTCGCGGGCGCGCCGTCGCGTCTGCTGGCGGCCGGGATTGGCGATGCGCTGGCTACCTGGTTCGAAGCCCGCGCCTGTTCACGCAGCGGCGCAACCACCATGGCTGGCGGCCAGTGTACCCAGGCGGCGCTGGCCCTGGCGGAGCTCTGCTATAACACGCTACTGGAACAGGGCGAAAAAGCGATGCTGGCAGCCGAACAGCATGTGGTCACGCCCGCGCTGGAGCGCGTTGTGGAAGCCAATACTTATCTGAGCGGCGTCGGCTTTGAAAGCGGCGGCCTGGCGGCGGCGCACGCCATTCACAACGGCTTAACCGCTATCCCGGATGCGCATCATTTTTATCATGGTGAAAAAGTCGCGTTTGGTACGCTGGTACAGCTGGTGCTGGAAAACGCGCCGCTGGAAGAAATTGAAACCGTCGCATCGCTGTGCCATGCCGTCGGCCTGCCGATCACCCTGGCGGAGCTGGATATTGAATGCGATATTCCCGCCAAAATGCGTATTGTTGCCGAAGCGGCCTGCGCCGAAGGGGAAACCATTCACAATATGCCGGGCGGCGCGACCGCCGATCAGGTGTACGCGGCATTGCTGGTCGCCGACCAGTATGGTCAGCGTTTTTTGAAGAGCTGGCAGTAA
- the metJ gene encoding met regulon regulatory protein, producing MAEWSGEYISPYAEHGKKSEQVKKITVSIPLKVLKILTDERTRRQVNNLRHATNSELLCEAFLHAFTGQPLPNDEDLRKERSDEIPEAAKIIMRELGIDPETWEY from the coding sequence ATGGCTGAATGGAGCGGCGAATATATCAGCCCATACGCTGAGCACGGTAAGAAGAGTGAGCAAGTAAAAAAAATTACGGTTTCCATTCCTCTGAAGGTGTTAAAAATCCTCACTGATGAACGTACCCGTCGTCAGGTGAACAACCTGCGCCACGCGACCAACAGTGAACTGCTGTGCGAAGCGTTTTTGCATGCGTTTACCGGTCAGCCGTTGCCGAACGATGAGGATCTGCGTAAAGAGCGCAGTGATGAAATTCCGGAAGCGGCAAAAATTATTATGCGTGAGCTGGGTATCGACCCGGAGACGTGGGAATACTGA
- the metF gene encoding 5,10-methylenetetrahydrofolate reductase, which yields MSFFHANQREALNQSLAEVAGRINVSFEFFPPRTSEMEQTLWHSIDRLSSLKPKFVSVTYGANSGERDRTHSIIKGIKDRTGLEAAPHLTCIDATPDELRTIARDYWENGIRHIVALRGDLPPGSGKPEMYAADLVGLLKEVADFDISVAAYPEVHPEAKSAQADLLNLKRKIDAGANRAITQFFFDVESYLRFRDRCAATGIDVEIIPGILPVSNFKQAKKFADMTNVRIPAWMAQMFSGLDDDAETRKLVGANIAMDMVKILSREGVKDFHFYTLNRAEMSYAICHTLGVRPAV from the coding sequence ATGAGCTTTTTTCACGCCAACCAGCGGGAAGCACTGAATCAGAGTCTGGCGGAAGTCGCCGGGCGCATTAACGTTTCCTTTGAGTTTTTCCCGCCGCGCACCAGTGAAATGGAACAGACCCTTTGGCATTCCATCGATCGCCTGAGCAGCCTGAAGCCGAAATTCGTGTCTGTCACCTATGGCGCGAACTCCGGCGAGCGCGACCGGACCCACAGCATCATCAAAGGCATTAAAGACCGTACCGGTCTGGAAGCGGCGCCGCATTTAACCTGCATTGACGCGACGCCTGACGAACTGCGCACCATTGCCCGCGATTACTGGGAAAACGGTATCCGCCATATCGTCGCGTTACGCGGCGATTTACCGCCGGGCAGCGGCAAGCCGGAAATGTATGCCGCCGATCTGGTTGGCCTGCTGAAAGAGGTGGCGGATTTTGATATCTCCGTTGCGGCTTACCCGGAAGTGCATCCGGAAGCGAAAAGCGCGCAGGCGGATTTACTCAATCTCAAGCGTAAAATCGATGCGGGCGCTAACCGCGCAATTACTCAGTTTTTCTTCGATGTGGAAAGCTACCTGCGCTTTCGCGACCGTTGCGCCGCCACGGGAATTGATGTGGAAATTATTCCAGGCATCCTGCCGGTTTCTAACTTCAAACAGGCGAAAAAGTTTGCTGATATGACCAACGTGCGCATCCCGGCGTGGATGGCGCAGATGTTCTCTGGCCTGGATGACGATGCGGAAACCCGCAAGCTGGTGGGGGCGAATATCGCCATGGACATGGTGAAAATCCTCAGCCGTGAAGGGGTGAAAGATTTCCATTTCTATACCCTGAACCGGGCGGAAATGAGCTACGCCATCTGCCATACCCTGGGCGTACGTCCGGCGGTCTGA